A genomic region of Gammaproteobacteria bacterium contains the following coding sequences:
- a CDS encoding histidine phosphatase family protein yields MIRKTIFVVRHGYANSHAETDFARTLTEKGIQAVKQTADFIKSFSENLSQKIQACICSAAERTSQTAKIICSHCVIDCVETKKELYSTYSGEWLKQVENSPFETLLLVGHNPTLSELVTHLSGQRIYMSPSDCAVVSLEIKEDGIIYPAELIAFHSNE; encoded by the coding sequence ATGATAAGAAAAACCATTTTTGTAGTCAGACATGGGTATGCAAACTCACATGCGGAAACAGACTTTGCCAGGACTTTAACAGAAAAAGGAATTCAAGCAGTGAAACAAACTGCCGATTTTATAAAAAGCTTTTCAGAAAACTTGTCACAAAAAATACAAGCTTGTATATGTTCGGCTGCGGAGAGAACCTCGCAAACTGCAAAAATAATTTGCAGCCATTGCGTGATTGATTGTGTTGAGACAAAAAAAGAACTCTATTCAACGTATTCCGGAGAGTGGCTCAAACAAGTTGAGAACTCGCCATTTGAAACATTGTTATTGGTTGGGCACAATCCTACATTGAGCGAATTAGTCACCCACCTTTCTGGACAAAGAATCTATATGAGCCCATCGGACTGTGCGGTTGTCTCTCTTGAAATTAAAGAAGATGGCATTATTTATCCAGCTGAACTAATCGCTTTTCACAGCAATGAATAA
- a CDS encoding anion permease: protein MAWGIGANDVANAMATSVGSKAISIKTAIIIAAIFEFGGAVLAGGEVTSTIRKGIVDSATFEGAPELLIYGMLASLLAAGIWLLIASKKGWPVSTTHSIVGAVVGFAAIGVGMDAVNWGQVGSIVMSWVVSPLTSGVIAFLLFQSVQVLILRTDDPLTKAKRYVPFYIFLTAFFMTLVTIKKGLKHVSDISFSSQEAYLYAALIGVVVAVIGAIFISKIQPNKKKEKDFHFYTVEKVFAVLMVITASGLAFAHGSNDVANAVGPLAAVVSTAKTGMITGKSALDSWILLVGGIGIVIGLATYGRKVIATVGKKITHLTPSRGFAAELGASMTIVVASSTGMPISTTHTLVGAVLGVGLAKGISAINLTVVRGIFASWLITIPAGAVLSIIFFFIFKSIFG, encoded by the coding sequence ATGGCCTGGGGTATTGGAGCAAACGATGTTGCAAATGCGATGGCAACTTCAGTTGGTTCAAAAGCAATTAGTATTAAAACAGCAATTATTATTGCGGCAATTTTTGAATTTGGCGGAGCAGTTCTTGCCGGCGGAGAAGTAACATCAACCATTCGTAAAGGAATTGTTGACTCAGCAACTTTTGAAGGGGCACCTGAGCTATTAATATACGGAATGCTGGCATCATTACTGGCGGCCGGTATCTGGTTGTTGATTGCGTCCAAAAAAGGTTGGCCGGTTTCTACAACTCACTCAATCGTCGGAGCAGTTGTAGGTTTTGCCGCAATTGGCGTCGGAATGGATGCTGTGAATTGGGGTCAGGTGGGAAGTATTGTAATGAGCTGGGTAGTCTCTCCACTTACTTCCGGAGTTATTGCTTTCTTGTTATTCCAAAGCGTTCAGGTTTTGATTCTTCGTACTGATGATCCTTTAACAAAAGCAAAAAGATATGTGCCGTTTTATATCTTTTTAACAGCTTTTTTTATGACATTAGTAACAATCAAAAAGGGTTTGAAACACGTTTCAGATATTAGTTTTAGTTCACAAGAAGCCTATCTCTATGCAGCATTGATTGGCGTGGTAGTGGCTGTAATCGGTGCAATTTTCATTAGTAAAATTCAACCCAACAAGAAGAAAGAAAAAGATTTCCACTTTTACACTGTAGAAAAAGTTTTCGCAGTACTCATGGTCATTACCGCGAGTGGTTTGGCGTTTGCACATGGCTCAAATGATGTGGCTAATGCGGTAGGTCCTCTTGCAGCGGTTGTATCAACAGCAAAAACCGGAATGATTACAGGGAAATCAGCATTGGATTCATGGATATTGCTGGTTGGTGGTATCGGTATCGTTATCGGTCTGGCTACTTATGGTAGAAAAGTGATTGCCACTGTTGGTAAAAAAATCACCCATCTGACTCCTTCAAGGGGATTTGCTGCAGAGTTGGGTGCTTCAATGACGATTGTTGTGGCATCATCAACAGGAATGCCAATTTCAACAACTCACACTTTGGTTGGAGCCGTTCTGGGTGTCGGTTTAGCGAAAGGAATTAGTGCAATTAATCTGACAGTTGTTCGAGGAATTTTTGCATCTTGGTTGATAACAATTCCAGCCGGTGCTGTATTGTCGATTATTTTCTTCTTCATCTTTAAATCCATTTTCGGATAA
- a CDS encoding TIGR00730 family Rossman fold protein, with amino-acid sequence MKSLAVYCSSSNIIHQDYFEAARMLGKAMAEKSFQLVYGGGMVGLMGEVARSVKQHGGKTLGVVPEALNLDNVVNDIDDELIITTGMRERKAIMDDRADAFLGLPGGFGTFEEMFEVLTLKQLGYHNKPIVFLNIRGYYDKLLDMFDHIYSEQFAKPEYRQLYHVSENVLDVIDYLSEYQPPQLPDKWFV; translated from the coding sequence ATGAAATCATTAGCCGTTTATTGTTCGTCCAGCAATATCATTCACCAAGACTACTTCGAGGCTGCGAGAATGCTTGGAAAAGCGATGGCTGAGAAAAGTTTTCAATTGGTTTATGGCGGAGGAATGGTTGGATTGATGGGAGAAGTTGCCCGTAGTGTCAAACAACACGGTGGTAAAACTCTGGGCGTGGTCCCTGAAGCTCTCAATTTAGATAATGTTGTTAACGATATTGATGACGAGCTCATTATTACAACAGGAATGAGGGAAAGAAAAGCCATTATGGATGACAGGGCTGATGCTTTTCTGGGCTTGCCCGGTGGTTTTGGAACTTTTGAAGAAATGTTTGAAGTTTTGACCTTGAAGCAACTTGGCTATCATAATAAACCGATTGTGTTTCTTAATATCAGAGGATATTACGATAAATTGCTCGATATGTTTGATCATATTTATTCAGAACAGTTTGCGAAACCGGAATACCGACAGCTTTATCATGTTTCAGAAAATGTGTTGGATGTGATTGATTATTTGTCAGAATATCAACCTCCTCAACTGCCTGATAAATGGTTTGTATAG
- a CDS encoding exopolyphosphatase, protein MSEQLKNYYAAVDLGSNSFHMIVAEMIDNQMHVIDSHKDMVRLADGLDAKGNLSEEKMKFAIQSLRKIGQRIKHIPKSHVRIVGTNTLRLAKNAKVFMKRAQKALGKSIEVISGREEARILYLGVAHSIQNDEHNRLVIDIGGGSTELIIGNDFTPILRESLHMGCVSYTNKFFSDGLITPENWNKAVLHAHRQVVPIALEYKQLGWDLAVGASGTLRATVSVLTENGLTNEGIDPQSLNQLIEKCLQLGSIKKLSRIKGLSLQRMPVFIGGLAIIKGLFDALDIKRMIGCNGALREGLIYDLSGRLNHNDIRKRTIEKLCKQFEVNIFQSELVRASLNKMLDILNLKLSDKQKRLLRWATKLHELGLKISHSHFEEHAAYILNHADMPGFAQHEQDKLAAIIASQRRKIKTEWLQRLSREQKEKVIPLIVLFRLAVLLNRSRVEIEFGLERIEIDNKNVSVYFNQNWLEEHPLTQEDMYAEINYMKALNINYKLFS, encoded by the coding sequence ATGTCTGAACAATTAAAAAATTATTACGCAGCTGTGGATTTGGGTTCCAACTCCTTTCATATGATTGTAGCTGAGATGATTGATAACCAGATGCATGTTATTGATAGTCATAAGGATATGGTTCGGTTGGCTGACGGTTTGGATGCCAAAGGGAATCTTAGTGAAGAGAAAATGAAGTTTGCCATCCAATCACTGCGAAAAATTGGTCAAAGAATAAAACACATTCCCAAATCACATGTTCGGATTGTCGGAACGAACACACTTCGATTGGCAAAAAATGCCAAGGTTTTTATGAAAAGAGCTCAAAAAGCTTTGGGCAAGTCTATTGAGGTGATCTCAGGCCGTGAAGAAGCAAGAATTTTGTATCTGGGCGTGGCTCATAGTATTCAAAATGATGAACACAATCGATTGGTGATTGACATTGGTGGTGGTTCGACAGAGTTAATTATTGGCAATGATTTTACTCCGATATTACGAGAAAGTTTACACATGGGATGTGTGAGCTATACCAACAAATTTTTTTCTGATGGTTTAATTACGCCTGAAAACTGGAATAAGGCTGTGTTGCATGCTCACAGACAGGTAGTTCCGATTGCTTTGGAGTATAAACAATTGGGTTGGGACTTGGCAGTTGGCGCGTCAGGAACTCTGAGAGCGACTGTGAGTGTTCTTACAGAGAATGGACTAACAAATGAGGGAATTGATCCGCAAAGTTTAAATCAGTTGATTGAAAAATGCTTGCAACTTGGAAGTATTAAGAAACTAAGTCGAATAAAAGGATTAAGTCTGCAACGAATGCCGGTGTTTATTGGTGGATTGGCAATTATCAAGGGTTTATTTGATGCTTTGGACATCAAGCGTATGATTGGTTGTAACGGAGCCTTGCGAGAAGGTTTGATTTATGATTTGAGTGGTCGCCTCAATCACAATGATATTCGCAAAAGAACAATCGAAAAGTTATGCAAACAGTTTGAGGTTAATATCTTTCAATCTGAGCTTGTGCGAGCGAGCTTGAATAAAATGCTAGATATCCTTAATCTAAAGTTAAGCGACAAACAAAAAAGATTGTTAAGGTGGGCGACAAAACTCCATGAGCTTGGTCTGAAAATATCCCATTCGCACTTTGAAGAACATGCTGCATATATTTTGAATCATGCGGATATGCCGGGATTTGCTCAACACGAACAAGATAAACTGGCAGCAATTATTGCATCACAAAGACGAAAAATTAAGACAGAGTGGTTACAGAGACTTTCACGAGAGCAAAAAGAAAAAGTGATTCCTTTGATAGTACTGTTTCGTTTGGCGGTTTTATTGAATCGTTCCCGTGTTGAAATTGAGTTTGGACTCGAGAGAATTGAAATAGATAACAAGAATGTTTCCGTCTATTTCAACCAAAACTGGCTGGAGGAACATCCTCTCACCCAAGAAGATATGTATGCTGAAATAAATTATATGAAAGCACTGAATATAAATTATAAATTATTCAGTTAA
- a CDS encoding TIGR00153 family protein, which translates to MVKNIISEMLGKSPVFPIQGHIKTAYKSAELLPDLFRAANLNDWSKVESINAEIRKLENEADEQKLKIRSNLPKSLFMPVPRQDLLELVLVQDRIANLSKSISAMVKQRKIQIPAEFFDEFMEFVELCVNAAKSARKSVNELDELYETGFRGAEVDLVQKLIDKLDVLETETDNKQDSVQQALFKIEKQLDAVEVMFLYKLIDKVGGIADQSERVGRRLEILLAK; encoded by the coding sequence ATGGTCAAAAATATTATTTCTGAAATGTTGGGAAAATCACCTGTTTTTCCAATTCAGGGGCATATAAAAACAGCTTATAAAAGTGCTGAGTTATTGCCGGATTTATTTCGTGCTGCCAATTTGAATGACTGGAGCAAAGTTGAATCTATCAATGCAGAGATTCGCAAATTAGAAAATGAGGCGGATGAGCAAAAATTGAAAATTCGCTCCAATCTTCCGAAAAGTCTTTTTATGCCGGTTCCGAGACAAGATTTGCTTGAGCTCGTTTTGGTACAAGATCGAATTGCTAATTTGTCTAAAAGCATATCCGCTATGGTCAAACAAAGAAAAATCCAGATTCCCGCAGAATTCTTTGATGAGTTTATGGAGTTTGTTGAGCTTTGTGTGAATGCAGCGAAATCAGCACGTAAAAGTGTCAATGAATTGGATGAGTTGTATGAAACTGGTTTCAGAGGTGCAGAAGTCGACCTCGTTCAAAAGTTGATTGATAAACTTGATGTGCTCGAAACAGAAACAGATAACAAACAAGACTCTGTGCAACAAGCTTTATTTAAAATTGAAAAGCAGTTGGATGCAGTTGAAGTTATGTTTTTATACAAATTAATTGACAAGGTTGGCGGAATCGCTGATCAATCGGAAAGAGTGGGTCGTCGCTTAGAAATCTTATTGGCGAAGTAA